GATTTGCTGTATCTAGACAAAAATTAATAGAACAATCCATTATGAAAGGTTTACTATTGGATCACCCTGAATTCAAGAATTATTCATTACCGGAAGGAAGACCTGTTAAATGGAAAGGCAGACACTATTGTTGGGTTAATATAAATAAACACGGAATTCTTAAATTACCGTTAGAAACATTAAATTGCTTTAATATCAAAGAAGGTGATAAATTACTTTCTATTAGGGGAAGTAACAAAGCTTGTGTTTTCGTGGTTAAAGGCCCCATTGTAGAAACTGCAATAAATTACAAAGGAGTAATTAAAGAATATCAATGTTAACCACATAATCCACATAACAACATTCAATAAACAACATTCTATAAAATAATGGTAAAAAATGTGGTTTGAATATTTTTCGAATAATAAATCAAAATTTATAAAAAAAATCAAGAATGACCAAGTGATTAATGACTTGAGATTAAATGCTTGAGGATTTGAACATCATGGAAATAAAAGTTATCATCGGGGAAGATGAAAAAAAACTGGATGTTGAGGAAGGAAAAACAATTAAAAATTTACTTCAGATGATGGAAATACCTGTAGAAACAGTTGTGGTAAAGAAAAATCAGTCCATCATCATGGAAGAAGAGATCATCGAAGATGGCGACATTATTGAAGTAATAAAAGTAATTTATGGCGGATAATCAATCTGGAAGTGTATCTGTGGATGATTTTCACCTGATTGAACAATCAATTTCGCACCATTTTCCATTAATCGGATTTTTTAATGGTGAAGATGGTAAAGAATCTTATTTTATTGTAGGAGATTATAATCCCCAAAGTTTTCAAGCATTGATAAGAGAACTCGGAGAACATGGCTTTGTTCCTTACATAAATCAGGATGGTAATCATTACAAAATTAATATAGGTAAAAAACAGGAAAAAGGCAAATCTAAAATTCATTTTAATGTTATTCTTCTTCTGGTTACTATTTGCACCACTGTATTTGCAGGATATTTTTATATTGCTTCTGGAAATATTTGGGAAGCTCTGGAATTTGCAGTTGCATTATTGGTGATACTTGGTGCTCATGAATTAGCCCACTATTTTGCAGCGCGTAAACATGGTGTTCATGCTACCTTACCTTATTTTATACCTGCACCTACATTTCTTGGAACA
This is a stretch of genomic DNA from Methanobacterium petrolearium. It encodes these proteins:
- a CDS encoding MoaD/ThiS family protein translates to MEIKVIIGEDEKKLDVEEGKTIKNLLQMMEIPVETVVVKKNQSIIMEEEIIEDGDIIEVIKVIYGG